The sequence below is a genomic window from Deinococcus terrestris.
TCCACTGCACTTCGCCCCCGCCATGAGAAGAGGCCGGACCCGTCCTGGCATCCGGCCCCTTTTCTGCGCAGCCTTACAGCCGTGCGATCACCGCGTCGGTGAATTCCTTCGTCCCGGCGGTGCCGCCGAGGTCACGGGTGCGCGGCCCCTCGGTAAGCACGGTGTTCACGGCCTCGTCGATGCGGCGGGCCACGTCGTGCGCCCCGATGTGGTCGAGCATCAGCACCGAGGCCAGCATGGTCGCGGTGGGGTTGGAGATGCCCTGCCCCGCGATGTCGGGGGCCGAGCCGTGCACGCTCTCGAAAATGCCGAACTGGTCGCCCACGTTCCCGCTCGCGGCGATCCCCAGCCCGCCGACGAGCCCGGCGGCAAGGTCGGAGAGGATGTCCCCGAACATGTTCGTCATGACCATCACGTCGAACTGCGAGGGGTTGCGGACAAGCTGCATCGCCGCGTTGTCCACGATCATGGTGTTCGTGCTCAGGCCGTCCACGCCCTGCGTCTGCTCCAGCACGCTGTCCATGAACAGGCCCTGGGTCACGGGCAGCACGTTGGCCTTGTGAACCACCGTGAGCTTGCCCCGGCGCTTCAGGGCGAGGTCCACCGCGAACTTGCCGATGCGGTCGCTGGCCTCCTTGGTGATCACGGTGTCGGCGATGGCTGTGTCGCCGTAGCGCCGCTCCTGCTCGACATAGAGGCCCTGGGTGTTCTCGCGCACGATCACGAGGTCCACGTTCTCGTAGGCGCCGGGCACCGGGCGGGTGCGGGTGGGGCGCACGTTGGCGTACAGGTTGTACTTGCGCCGCAGGTGGCGGATCGCGCCGAAAAAGCCGTCGGGCTTCTCGCCGCTGGGGCTGGTCGCCGCGCCGAACAGGGTCGCGTCGGTATTCTCCACGGCCTCGTAGGTGGCCCCCGGCACGCTGGTGCCGTGGTCGAGGAAGTACTCGTAGCCTGCCTCGGCCGTCACGTACTCGGCGTCAAGGCCAGCGGCTTCCAGCACGCGGCGGGCGGCAGGGATGACCTCGTGGCCGATGCCGTCTCCCTCAATCAAACAGATGCGGTACTTCGCCATAACCCCGCCAGTGTAAGCGGTGGATGTGCCCCCTGTTACCTTGCCCCCATCCTCAAAACGTCACCCGCGACGTGACGCGCCAGCAGCGGCCCCAGCAAAAAGCCCTTGCTGCCCAGGCCGGAGAGCCGCCACACGCCGTCCGGCTGCCGCCCTGCCACCAGCCCAGAGAGCCGGGTGCCGCTCCAGCGCCCGGTCACGTGCACCCCACGCAGGTCGGTCAGCGTGTCCCCCCGGTTCAGCAGCCAGCGGAGTGAATCGGCGGGCAGGGTCGGGTCCTGCCACGTCGGCGTCGGGGCCTCGAACGTCGCCCCCAGCACGCCTGTCCCCCCCGCCCCCGGCGCGAGGTAGGCTCCGAAACTCACGGGGAGGGTGGTCGCGGGGCAGTCCAGCGTGAGCAACGTGCCCGCCCGGTGGGTTCCCGCCTCGCCCGCCCGGCCCGACCCCACCGCGCCGCCGCACCACACCACCGCATCGCCCTGCCGCCGCGAGCCGTCCTCCAGCGTGACCGAGTGGGTATCCCAATCCGTTGCTCGCCCCCGCACGACCTCTGCCCTGCTCGCGTTCAGTAGCGCCGCGCAGAAGGCCGCGCCGTCCAGCCAGCCCCCTTCCGGGATGAGTAGCGCATGCGGCCAGCCAGGGGAGAGAGGGACCGGGAACTCTCCCGGCATCAGCCAGCGGTGGGGGAGGGCCGGGGGAAGGTTCCGAGCGAACTTGGCCCGCGTGCGCTCGTCGGGCACCGGGCGCAGCACGCCCTCTTGCCCGTGGGGAATGGACCAGCCTGCTGCCTCCAACTCGCGCACCAGCGCCCAGGTCAGCGCGAGGCCCTCTACTGCCCGGCCGTCCACCTGGCCCGATTGCCCGCGCACCGGGTTGAGCAGCGCGGAAGGCACGTGGCTCGCCGCGTGAACCCCGGCGTCCATCACCGTCACCTGCGCCCCGCCCCGCGCCGCGAAATACGCCACCGCCGCGCCCGCGACGCCGCCCCCCACGACAAGCACCCTCACCGCCGCACCGCCCGCAGGTGCTCGCGTTTGCCGGGGGGACCGGGACGGCGTTCGACCTCCAGGCCTGCCCCTGTCAGCGCCCGGCGCACATGCCCGGCGGCGCTGTAGGTCGTCAGCACGCCCCCCGGCGCGAGGGCCGAGGCCAGCCGCCCCACCACCTCCGGCGTCCAGACCTCCGGGTTGCGGGCGGGTGAGAACCCGTCAAGGTAGAGGGCGGTGGCCCACTCCCGAGGAAGCTGCGCCGTCCGGATGTCCTCGCACCGGACAGTGAGGGAGAGGCCGGGCACCCGAACCGTCAGAGGGGCCGGTCCACCCCATCCCGCCAGCAGCTCCTCCCAGGCGGAATGCTCTGAGCCTTCGCCACCCTCGGCCACCTCCCGCAGCAGGTCCACGGGCGCGGGGTCGAATTCGTAGGCCACGTATTCGAGCGGAGCGCCGCGCCGCGCACACTCCGCCAGCGTCGCCCGGAAGTTCACGCCCAGCCCGAAGCCCACCTCCAGCACGCGGGGCGTGGGGTGTGCGTGCGTCCCGCTTCCCTCCACGAACACGTGCCGGGCCTGCGCCGCCGCCCCGTGCCGCGAACCGTACGCCTCGCCGTAGCGGGCACTCACGGCGGTGCGCGAGCCGTCGGGCGTGAGCAGGATGGCCCCGGCGGGGGAAGGGTCGGCGTCGGTCATCGGCCCGCAGGATAGGGCCTGTCCCCACGGCAAACCGCCCCCGGTGGAATCCGGCGGGCGGCAGGGGAACGGCGGGTCAGAGCGTCGGGTCTGGATCGAGGGGCGAGGGCATCGTCCGCTCGCGCACCAGCCCCTGGGGGTCCTCCACGGCGAGTTCCTCTCGGCGCAGGGTGATTTCCTGGGTCTGGGTGTAGACGCGGGCTTCCTTGGCGATTACCACGTCGTTCAGGGGGTAGATCTGCTTTTCGACCAGCGCCCGCTCCTCGTACAGCGGAAGCTCGTAGACGCGGCCTACCTCCAGCACCTCGCCGTTGAGGGTGGCCTGCCCCCCGGTGTTCTCGCGCACGGTGATTTCGAGGTGCTCGCGGTGCAGGGTGATGGGCACGTTCTCCTGCCGCTCGGTGACCACGCGGCGGATGGTGACGGCGCCAACCGTCTCGGGCACGACTTCCACAAGGGCGCGTTCCTCGTGCAGGCGCAGGCGCTCGATCAGTTCGCGGCGCTCCTCGCGCTCGCGCAGGGCCGCGTCGGTCAGGTGGTCTTGGTCAGGTCTGTGGTCGTCCATGAGGGGTCCTTTCCGGCCTGGGAAGCCTGGTGGGATGAGCCAAGAAGGAGGCGGGGTTGCCCCCGCCTCCGCCCCCGCACCTGAGTGGCGGAGGGTCCTGGCTGCTCAGCGGCGACCGTTGTTGCGGTCGGTGTCGGTCATGGTCGTGCTGGTGGTGGTGTCGCCGTCCTGCAGGCGCACTTCACCCGTCTTGTTGACGTCCAGCACTTCACGGCCCACGGTCTCGGTCACGGTCTGGGTGTCGGTCACGGTGCGCTTGCCGATCTCGACTTCCTCGACCACGTAGGCCTGCTTGTCGACGTTGGCCCGCTCGGCTTCGAGGTCCACACGCACCGTCGCGCTGTCGGCGCCCAGCACCGCGCCCTCGACGGGACGGGCCTCGGTCACGGGGTGACGCTCGATGACGACTTCCTCGCGCTGCAGGCCCACGTTGACCTGCTCCTGACGGGTCTCGACATGCTTGCCAATCTCGACGGCCCCGGCCTTGAAGCGCTCCTTGTTGACGACCAGGCGCTCTTCGAGCAGCTGGAGGCGGTCAGGCGTGCGGTAGGCCCGCTCGCGGTAGGTCGTCTCGTCGGTGTCGGCGGCGCGGAGCACGCGCTCGTTGTTCTGCTGGAAGGTGGTGTCGGTGTAGGTCTGGTCGTAGCGGTACTCGTCGAGGTTCTTGACCTGTTCCTTGGTCAGGTTGTCGAAGTACACGCCGTTGTCGTCGAAACGGGCGTCGCCCACGGGCACGACGACTTCCTTGGAGGAGAACCAGCCGCCCACGTCGAGGATCAGGTAACGGATGCGGCCGCTGCTGGGGTCCACCAGCGCGTCGCGGACGGTGCCGATCTTCTCGTTGTTGTACCCGTAGGCGGTGTTGCCGCTGGGGTTGTAAACGCCCGCGTTGTCGTACATGTTGTCGCGGCTCAGGTCGGACAGGCGCATCAGGTTCATCTGGGTCATGGGGTGCCTCCGTGAATGAAGTGGTGTTGCTCGGCGTGCAGGGCGAGGGGTTCGCCCCTACCCGTAGCAGTTTCGCTGGGGGCCTTCCGGCGCGGCTGAGGACCGTCTAAAGCCGCCCCTGGGCAGACCTTGAGCTGAACGTTATGTTCGTCACGCTGCGGGTGTATGCTCGGCCCATACAGAAGAAGAGATGGTCGCGGTGGCCGTTCGCCCGCCTGTTCGTGCGCTCCTTCTGCTCGCCAGAACGCGCCCTCCGAACGAAGGTCAGGTGGTTTGTCCGTGCAAGACGGGAGACAGGACATGCCGGTCCGTGTGGTCAGCTTGGTGGGCCACAGCGGATCGGGCAAGACGACGCTTTCCGAAGCCCTGCTGGTGCGCAGCGGGGCTTTGTCGCGTGCGGGCCGGGTGGAGGACGGCACCACCCAGAGTGACCACACCGACGCGGAAAAGGCCCACGGCTTTTCCATCACGACCGGGGTGCTGCGCCTGACCCACGCGGGCACCGACCTCACGCTGCTGGACACGCCGGGCTATGCCGACTTCGTGCGTGAGATCCGGGGCGCGATCCGGGCCGCCGACTCCGCCCTGGTGCTCGTGAGCGCGGTCAGCGGCGTGGAGGTCGGCACCGAGCGGGTGTGGGCCACCGCCGACCGCTTCGCCATGCCCCGGATCGTGCTGATCTCCAAGATGGACCGCGAGCGGGCGAACTTCTCGGCGGTGCTGGCGGACATCCGCGCCAGCCTGAAGGGCAACGTGGCGGCGGCCTTCCTCCCGGTGGGCGAGGGGCCAGACTTCCGGGGCGTGGTGGACGTGCTGGGGACCGACCCGGACCACCCCGATCTCCCCGCCGAGGTCCGCAGCGCCCTCCCCGAGGCCCGCGAGGCGCTGATCGAGGCCATCGCCGACACCGACGACGGGCTGATGGGCCGTTACCTCGAAGGTGAGGAGTTGACCCAGGAGGAACTGCGCTCGGCCTTCCTGCGGGCAGTGCACGCGGGCACCCTCTTCCCGGTGCTGCCCGTCTCGGCGGCGACGGGGGGCGGGCTGGACGAGTTGCTGGACCTGATGGTGCGCGGCCTGCGGAGTGCCCAGGAGCGCGGCGTCCTGACCGGGGTGGACGGCCAGACCCGCGAGCCGACGCCGGATGCGCCCTTCAGCGCCCGGGTGTGGCGGGTCAGTGTGGACCCCTTCGTGGGCAAGCTGGCCCATATCCGGGTCTGGAGCGGCACGCTGCGCCCCGGCGACCCCCTGCGCAACACCACCCGCGGCGCGGACGTGAGGCCCGCCCACCTCTATGTCATGAGCGGCCACGACCTCACCGAGGTGCCCGAGCTGCGGGCCGGGATGCTGGGGGTCCTGACCAAGCTGCCCGAACTGCACACCGGGGACACCCTCGCCGATCCCGCCCAGCCCATCGAATATGACCCGCTGGTGCTGCCCGACCCCGCGCACACGGTCGCGCTCGTGCCGCGCACCCGCCAGGACGAGGACCGCCTCGGCGCGGCGATGACCCGCCTACTGGACGAGGACCCCACCCTGCGCTTCTCGCGCGAGGAGCAGACGGGCGAACTGCTGCTCGCGGGCATGGGCGACATGCACACGACCATCGCGGTGGAGCGCCTCGCCGCGCTAGGGGTCAACGTGGACACCCACCTGCCGCAGATTCCCTACCGGGAGACCATCCGGGCGTCCGCGCAGGCGCAGGGCAAGCACAAG
It includes:
- a CDS encoding isocitrate/isopropylmalate dehydrogenase family protein; the encoded protein is MAKYRICLIEGDGIGHEVIPAARRVLEAAGLDAEYVTAEAGYEYFLDHGTSVPGATYEAVENTDATLFGAATSPSGEKPDGFFGAIRHLRRKYNLYANVRPTRTRPVPGAYENVDLVIVRENTQGLYVEQERRYGDTAIADTVITKEASDRIGKFAVDLALKRRGKLTVVHKANVLPVTQGLFMDSVLEQTQGVDGLSTNTMIVDNAAMQLVRNPSQFDVMVMTNMFGDILSDLAAGLVGGLGIAASGNVGDQFGIFESVHGSAPDIAGQGISNPTATMLASVLMLDHIGAHDVARRIDEAVNTVLTEGPRTRDLGGTAGTKEFTDAVIARL
- a CDS encoding NAD(P)/FAD-dependent oxidoreductase, with the protein product MRVLVVGGGVAGAAVAYFAARGGAQVTVMDAGVHAASHVPSALLNPVRGQSGQVDGRAVEGLALTWALVRELEAAGWSIPHGQEGVLRPVPDERTRAKFARNLPPALPHRWLMPGEFPVPLSPGWPHALLIPEGGWLDGAAFCAALLNASRAEVVRGRATDWDTHSVTLEDGSRRQGDAVVWCGGAVGSGRAGEAGTHRAGTLLTLDCPATTLPVSFGAYLAPGAGGTGVLGATFEAPTPTWQDPTLPADSLRWLLNRGDTLTDLRGVHVTGRWSGTRLSGLVAGRQPDGVWRLSGLGSKGFLLGPLLARHVAGDVLRMGAR
- the mnmD gene encoding tRNA (5-methylaminomethyl-2-thiouridine)(34)-methyltransferase MnmD, whose product is MTDADPSPAGAILLTPDGSRTAVSARYGEAYGSRHGAAAQARHVFVEGSGTHAHPTPRVLEVGFGLGVNFRATLAECARRGAPLEYVAYEFDPAPVDLLREVAEGGEGSEHSAWEELLAGWGGPAPLTVRVPGLSLTVRCEDIRTAQLPREWATALYLDGFSPARNPEVWTPEVVGRLASALAPGGVLTTYSAAGHVRRALTGAGLEVERRPGPPGKREHLRAVRR
- a CDS encoding YsnF/AvaK domain-containing protein, translated to MDDHRPDQDHLTDAALREREERRELIERLRLHEERALVEVVPETVGAVTIRRVVTERQENVPITLHREHLEITVRENTGGQATLNGEVLEVGRVYELPLYEERALVEKQIYPLNDVVIAKEARVYTQTQEITLRREELAVEDPQGLVRERTMPSPLDPDPTL
- a CDS encoding PRC and DUF2382 domain-containing protein codes for the protein MTQMNLMRLSDLSRDNMYDNAGVYNPSGNTAYGYNNEKIGTVRDALVDPSSGRIRYLILDVGGWFSSKEVVVPVGDARFDDNGVYFDNLTKEQVKNLDEYRYDQTYTDTTFQQNNERVLRAADTDETTYRERAYRTPDRLQLLEERLVVNKERFKAGAVEIGKHVETRQEQVNVGLQREEVVIERHPVTEARPVEGAVLGADSATVRVDLEAERANVDKQAYVVEEVEIGKRTVTDTQTVTETVGREVLDVNKTGEVRLQDGDTTTSTTMTDTDRNNGRR
- a CDS encoding elongation factor G; the encoded protein is MPVRVVSLVGHSGSGKTTLSEALLVRSGALSRAGRVEDGTTQSDHTDAEKAHGFSITTGVLRLTHAGTDLTLLDTPGYADFVREIRGAIRAADSALVLVSAVSGVEVGTERVWATADRFAMPRIVLISKMDRERANFSAVLADIRASLKGNVAAAFLPVGEGPDFRGVVDVLGTDPDHPDLPAEVRSALPEAREALIEAIADTDDGLMGRYLEGEELTQEELRSAFLRAVHAGTLFPVLPVSAATGGGLDELLDLMVRGLRSAQERGVLTGVDGQTREPTPDAPFSARVWRVSVDPFVGKLAHIRVWSGTLRPGDPLRNTTRGADVRPAHLYVMSGHDLTEVPELRAGMLGVLTKLPELHTGDTLADPAQPIEYDPLVLPDPAHTVALVPRTRQDEDRLGAAMTRLLDEDPTLRFSREEQTGELLLAGMGDMHTTIAVERLAALGVNVDTHLPQIPYRETIRASAQAQGKHKKQSGGHGQYGDCHIRLSPGAGFSFRSEVVGGAIPGKYLPSIEKGVADAMEKGPLAGYPMQDVQVAVTHGSYHDVDSSDLAFRTAGALAFRSAVEEARPTLLEPVVLLRVRAPAQFTGDLIGDLQTRRARVQGMEPEGTVITVTAVVPQAELQTYSADLRSLTGDRGAFSVKPQGYQDVPEHLAKKIVEARKAAAG